One segment of Streptomyces sp. YIM 121038 DNA contains the following:
- a CDS encoding nucleoside deaminase — protein MARESDRRMLRTALEEARSGLAEGGIPIGAALYAPDGSTLLGRGHNRRVQDGDPSTHAETAAFRSAGRQRTYRGTTMATTLSPCWYCSGLVRQFGISRVVVGEARTFRGGHGWLAEHGVEVVVLDDPECVALMTDFTEAHPELWREDIGA, from the coding sequence ATGGCGAGGGAATCGGACCGGCGGATGCTGCGTACCGCGCTGGAGGAGGCTCGCTCGGGTCTGGCCGAGGGCGGCATCCCGATCGGCGCGGCCTTGTACGCACCGGACGGGTCCACCCTGCTCGGCCGCGGTCACAACCGGCGCGTGCAGGACGGCGATCCGTCGACGCACGCGGAGACCGCCGCCTTCCGGTCGGCCGGGCGGCAGCGGACGTACCGCGGTACGACGATGGCGACGACGCTCTCGCCCTGCTGGTACTGCAGCGGCCTGGTCCGGCAGTTCGGGATCTCGCGGGTCGTCGTCGGCGAGGCGCGGACGTTCCGGGGCGGGCACGGCTGGCTGGCCGAGCACGGCGTGGAGGTCGTGGTCCTGGACGACCCCGAGTGCGTCGCCCTGATGACCGACTTCACGGAGGCCCACCCGGAGCTGTGGCGGGAGGACATCGGGGCGTAG
- a CDS encoding XRE family transcriptional regulator, with protein sequence MDTPTEDVLAGVGPRLRALRRARDTTLAALATETGLTASTLSRLENGRLRPTLEQLLPLARAHGVPLDDLVAAPPTGDPRVHLRPVRRSGLVLVPLTRRAGGIQAYKVVYPPADRAPAVTLQSHEGYEWFYVLNGHVRFVLGDHEHRFGPGEAAEFDTRVPHWIGSADSSPAELLALFGPQGERAHVTPAGH encoded by the coding sequence ATGGACACCCCCACGGAAGACGTGCTGGCCGGAGTCGGGCCGCGGCTGCGCGCCCTGCGCCGGGCGCGCGACACCACGCTCGCGGCGCTGGCGACCGAGACCGGCCTGACGGCGAGCACCCTGTCCCGCCTGGAGAACGGCAGGCTCCGCCCCACCCTGGAACAGCTCCTGCCACTGGCCCGGGCGCACGGCGTCCCGCTCGACGACCTGGTCGCCGCGCCGCCCACCGGCGACCCGCGCGTGCACCTGCGGCCGGTGCGGCGATCCGGCCTCGTGCTCGTGCCCCTGACCAGACGCGCGGGCGGCATCCAGGCCTACAAGGTGGTCTATCCGCCCGCGGACCGCGCACCGGCCGTGACGTTGCAGTCCCATGAGGGGTACGAGTGGTTCTACGTCCTCAACGGGCACGTCAGGTTCGTGCTCGGCGACCACGAACACCGCTTCGGCCCCGGCGAGGCCGCCGAGTTCGACACCCGCGTACCGCACTGGATCGGCAGCGCCGACAGCAGCCCCGCCGAACTGCTCGCCCTGTTCGGCCCGCAGGGGGAACGGGCCCACGTGACACCGGCCGGGCACTGA
- a CDS encoding class I SAM-dependent methyltransferase produces MDSTHHPQPTDSAAEEDAAQFWERIYRARSAWAARVNPLLAEVAAPLRPGAALDLACGPGGDTLWLARQGWHVTAVDISATAVEQVRTRARELGVAELVTAERHDLADSFPGGRFDLVSAQYFQTPYELPRARILRTAARALRPGGLLLVVDHGSAAPWSWNQDPDVHYPMPDETAAALALDPARWSVLRADMPRRRAVGPAGETATVVDSVLLLRRTAA; encoded by the coding sequence ATGGACTCCACCCACCACCCCCAACCCACCGACAGCGCGGCGGAAGAGGACGCCGCCCAGTTCTGGGAGCGGATCTACCGCGCCCGGAGCGCCTGGGCCGCGCGCGTCAACCCGCTGCTCGCCGAGGTCGCCGCGCCGCTGCGCCCCGGCGCCGCCCTGGACCTGGCCTGCGGCCCCGGCGGCGACACACTGTGGCTGGCCCGGCAGGGGTGGCACGTGACCGCCGTGGACATCTCCGCCACCGCTGTCGAGCAGGTGCGGACCCGCGCCCGCGAACTCGGTGTCGCCGAGCTGGTCACCGCCGAACGGCACGACCTGGCCGACAGCTTTCCCGGCGGCCGGTTCGACCTCGTCTCCGCCCAGTACTTCCAGACCCCGTACGAACTGCCCCGCGCTCGCATCCTGCGTACCGCCGCGCGGGCGCTGCGGCCCGGCGGCCTCCTCCTGGTCGTCGACCACGGCTCCGCCGCGCCCTGGTCGTGGAACCAGGACCCCGACGTGCACTACCCCATGCCCGACGAGACGGCCGCCGCGCTCGCCCTGGACCCGGCGCGGTGGTCCGTCCTGCGCGCCGACATGCCGCGCCGCCGGGCCGTCGGACCCGCCGGGGAGACCGCCACCGTCGTCGACAGCGTCCTGCTCCTCCGGCGGACCGCCGCGTGA
- a CDS encoding DinB family protein, whose translation MSAEDTRPPSAGPDEKAVLLRFLDQLRDAVADKVTGVPEPQVRAGGVPSGTNLLGLVRHLAIVERFYFLGEEVGPWHATMRPSPEDTVESVLADYRRTVERANQVIGACPDLTLPAPRPPRRGPGPSMRWVLVHMIEETGRHAGHADILREQIDGSTGR comes from the coding sequence GTGAGCGCCGAGGACACCCGTCCGCCGTCGGCCGGTCCCGACGAGAAGGCCGTCCTCCTCCGTTTCCTCGACCAGCTGCGCGACGCGGTCGCCGACAAGGTCACGGGCGTGCCGGAACCGCAGGTCCGCGCGGGCGGGGTGCCGTCGGGCACCAACCTCCTCGGCCTGGTCAGGCATCTGGCGATCGTCGAGCGGTTCTACTTCCTCGGCGAGGAGGTCGGCCCCTGGCACGCGACCATGCGGCCGTCCCCCGAGGACACCGTCGAGAGCGTGCTGGCCGACTACCGGAGGACCGTCGAGCGGGCGAACCAAGTCATCGGCGCCTGCCCCGATCTGACGCTGCCCGCCCCGCGTCCGCCGCGCCGGGGGCCGGGACCCTCGATGCGCTGGGTCCTGGTGCACATGATCGAGGAGACCGGTCGGCACGCGGGCCACGCCGACATCCTCCGCGAGCAGATCGACGGTTCCACGGGCCGATGA
- a CDS encoding ABATE domain-containing protein — protein sequence MRVMKDSVTAEPDLPPAPGAEQYPALDFADSAIALPGGQFLDLLGSPAAANRWLVEHGLAPDDAGLQEMCAAQLRTLREQIRSLLASRVDGHPAPASALAAVNEALTRAPAASLLHWDPTRGLYRAASHPTAQIVEHALAALAADAADLLTGPDADRLTACGSTPCNRYLLRHGRRHWCSTRCGDRARAARAYARRTRAEVY from the coding sequence ATGAGAGTCATGAAGGACAGCGTGACCGCCGAGCCGGATCTGCCGCCCGCGCCGGGCGCCGAGCAGTACCCGGCCCTCGACTTCGCCGACAGCGCGATCGCGCTGCCCGGCGGCCAGTTCCTCGATCTGCTCGGCAGCCCCGCCGCGGCGAACCGATGGCTCGTCGAGCACGGCCTCGCGCCCGACGACGCCGGCCTCCAGGAGATGTGCGCCGCGCAACTGCGGACGCTCCGCGAACAGATCCGGTCCCTGCTCGCCTCCCGCGTCGACGGCCACCCCGCGCCCGCGAGCGCGCTCGCGGCGGTCAACGAGGCCCTGACCCGGGCGCCCGCGGCCTCCCTGCTGCACTGGGACCCCACCCGCGGTCTGTACCGGGCCGCCTCGCATCCCACCGCCCAGATCGTCGAACACGCCCTGGCCGCCCTGGCCGCCGACGCCGCCGACCTCCTGACCGGGCCCGACGCCGACCGCCTCACCGCCTGCGGCTCCACCCCCTGCAACCGCTACCTGCTGCGCCACGGCCGCCGCCACTGGTGCTCCACCCGCTGCGGCGACCGCGCCCGGGCGGCCCGCGCCTATGCGCGGCGCACCCGGGCCGAGGTGTACTGA
- a CDS encoding MBL fold metallo-hydrolase: MASSDSSPAASDPSAAPADPPTAAAEARGEQIPVRVFGGPTALFEYGGLTFLTDPTFDAPRSYPVPGGELVKTAPAAAAPAELGRVDVVLLSHDEHPDNLDESGRALLAEIPLTLTTPSGARRLGGAAQGLAPWASADLDRPDGRTVTVTGVPALHGPEELGAEEVEATVGEVVGFVLTSADLPTVYVSGDNASLGLVREIAARFGPVDTAILFAGAPRVPVFDGALLVLDSAQAAEAAAILGARRVVPVHCDSWAHFTEGRDDVVAAFKAAGLDDRLHLA; encoded by the coding sequence ATGGCTTCTTCCGACTCCTCCCCGGCCGCTTCCGACCCGTCGGCGGCGCCCGCCGACCCGCCCACGGCCGCCGCCGAAGCGCGCGGCGAGCAGATTCCCGTACGCGTCTTCGGCGGCCCCACCGCGCTCTTCGAGTACGGCGGCCTGACGTTCCTCACCGACCCCACCTTCGACGCGCCCCGCAGCTACCCGGTGCCGGGCGGCGAGCTGGTCAAGACCGCGCCCGCCGCGGCCGCGCCCGCCGAGCTCGGCCGCGTCGACGTCGTCCTGCTCTCGCACGACGAACACCCCGACAACCTCGACGAGTCCGGCCGGGCCCTCCTCGCGGAGATACCCCTCACCCTCACCACACCCAGCGGCGCCCGTCGCCTCGGCGGCGCCGCGCAGGGCCTGGCCCCGTGGGCGTCGGCCGACCTCGACCGCCCCGACGGCAGGACGGTGACCGTGACGGGCGTGCCCGCGCTGCACGGCCCGGAGGAACTCGGCGCCGAGGAGGTCGAGGCCACCGTCGGTGAGGTCGTCGGCTTCGTCCTGACCTCGGCCGACCTGCCCACGGTGTACGTGAGCGGGGACAACGCCTCGCTCGGCCTGGTCCGCGAGATCGCCGCGCGCTTCGGCCCCGTCGACACCGCGATCCTCTTCGCCGGGGCGCCGCGCGTCCCCGTCTTCGACGGCGCCCTGCTGGTCCTCGACAGCGCCCAGGCCGCCGAGGCCGCCGCGATCCTCGGGGCGCGCAGGGTCGTGCCGGTGCACTGCGACAGCTGGGCCCACTTCACCGAGGGCCGCGACGACGTCGTGGCCGCCTTCAAGGCCGCGGGGCTAGACGACCGGCTCCACCTCGCCTGA
- a CDS encoding ABC transporter substrate-binding protein: protein MRGTVLDGRYTLTERIGAGGMGAVWRARDARLDRDVAVKLLGLPRHTSGPERERMLALFVREARAAAALDSSYIVPVFDHGADGDVPYLVMPLLTGRTVNALLREGDGLAPERVADIAGQVCRALAVAHRAGIVHRDIKPANVIVTDEGTVKVLDFGIAKFLDATGATGGYLTRTSDSPIGTLHYMAPERFTRGPADGRTDVYSLGCMVHEMLTGSPPFDAPSEAALMHCHVYEAPDPPSARRPELTPEWDAFVGRTLTKDPTGRPTADEARQALEVLARTAGLRPVPVPPPAPVATPPAAPLEPVGAAEYPLAPPMPQGPPTPWPVPQPLVVAGSGPRPWWRRWWLPAGAAVAVAALVAVLTVVNPFDKDGGGGTDKEAKGGGSGSSDGRGTGDGKGGGTGAKGPAVAEQARTETLSIGTAADSKGPSPAVGGAHRGGSVTVLDPYELTTIDPGTMWSGTERLVSRLVYRSLTGLKTLPDGSVKLVGDLATDAGRPSAGGRTWTFTLKEGLTYNDGLPVRAKDFAHAVERTLGPQFSLGDKTLRSWILGKDATAGTAARSLPPGAIETPNDRTIVFHLEAARPDFNVALAGPTGAPLPEKVKDGPVNSGTLPSTGPYQINAYQSGKDLVLTRNPAWRAATDPLRTAYPDTYRVEGNVAVDQIKSRTLAARPGEAVMSFTGTLAKGDLDQASGAGRLTAPSSYVQTYMINTQRVKNRAVRKAIATALPAADVLAASDENGTVQHNLLPPGVRGARPFDLYDAGERGSPAKARELLKDAGKSGYRITLGYGSEADAKRADVIEAALEQAGFRVDLKQDKAADYFKNAGDGKYDLFRLAVGGGLPVASSFLPDYFGSETSAPASSNYSRLKNSEVDDAIEAADGAGSVPAAGKLWAKVDRRVMEEAAAVPLYVPTRTFLHSEAVRGLQVDLDGVSPLNAYVRP, encoded by the coding sequence ATGCGCGGCACGGTCCTGGACGGGCGGTACACGCTCACGGAGCGGATAGGCGCGGGAGGCATGGGCGCCGTCTGGCGGGCCCGCGACGCACGCCTCGACCGGGACGTGGCCGTCAAACTGCTCGGACTGCCCCGGCACACGTCGGGCCCCGAGCGGGAGCGGATGCTGGCGCTCTTCGTCCGCGAGGCACGGGCCGCGGCGGCGCTCGACAGCTCGTACATCGTGCCGGTCTTCGACCACGGCGCGGACGGCGACGTCCCGTACCTCGTGATGCCGCTGCTCACGGGCCGTACGGTCAACGCGCTGCTCCGCGAGGGCGACGGCCTCGCGCCGGAGCGGGTGGCGGACATCGCGGGGCAGGTGTGCCGGGCGCTCGCCGTGGCCCACCGGGCGGGCATCGTGCACCGGGACATCAAGCCGGCCAACGTGATCGTCACCGACGAGGGCACGGTGAAGGTCCTCGACTTCGGCATCGCCAAGTTCCTCGACGCGACCGGGGCGACCGGCGGCTACCTCACCCGCACCTCCGACTCCCCCATCGGCACGCTGCACTACATGGCCCCCGAGCGGTTCACGCGCGGGCCCGCCGACGGGCGCACCGACGTGTACTCGCTGGGCTGCATGGTCCACGAGATGCTCACCGGATCGCCGCCCTTCGACGCGCCGTCGGAGGCCGCCCTGATGCACTGTCATGTGTACGAGGCCCCGGACCCGCCCTCCGCGCGGCGGCCGGAACTCACCCCGGAGTGGGACGCGTTCGTCGGCCGGACGCTGACGAAGGACCCCACCGGCAGGCCCACCGCCGACGAGGCCCGTCAGGCTCTTGAGGTCCTCGCGCGCACGGCGGGGCTCCGGCCCGTGCCGGTGCCTCCGCCCGCACCCGTGGCCACGCCCCCAGCCGCGCCCCTGGAGCCCGTGGGAGCGGCCGAGTACCCGCTCGCCCCGCCCATGCCCCAGGGGCCGCCGACACCGTGGCCCGTGCCGCAGCCGCTGGTCGTGGCCGGGAGCGGCCCCCGTCCGTGGTGGCGCAGATGGTGGCTTCCGGCCGGGGCGGCCGTCGCCGTCGCCGCGCTCGTCGCCGTGCTCACCGTCGTCAACCCCTTCGACAAGGACGGCGGGGGCGGCACCGACAAGGAGGCGAAGGGCGGCGGTTCAGGCAGTTCGGACGGCCGCGGGACCGGCGACGGGAAGGGCGGCGGGACCGGCGCCAAGGGACCCGCGGTGGCCGAGCAGGCCAGGACCGAGACGCTGTCCATCGGCACGGCGGCGGACTCCAAGGGCCCGTCGCCCGCCGTCGGCGGTGCCCACAGGGGCGGCTCCGTCACCGTCCTCGACCCCTACGAGCTGACCACCATCGACCCCGGCACGATGTGGTCGGGCACCGAACGCCTCGTCTCGCGCCTCGTCTACCGCAGCCTGACGGGCCTCAAGACGCTGCCCGACGGCTCGGTCAAGCTCGTCGGCGATCTGGCCACCGACGCGGGGCGGCCCTCGGCCGGCGGCCGGACCTGGACCTTCACCCTCAAGGAGGGGCTGACGTACAACGACGGACTTCCCGTGCGGGCCAAGGACTTCGCCCACGCCGTCGAGCGCACGCTCGGCCCGCAGTTCTCCCTCGGGGACAAGACCCTACGCAGCTGGATCCTCGGCAAGGACGCCACCGCGGGAACAGCCGCCCGCTCGCTGCCGCCGGGCGCCATCGAGACCCCCAACGACCGGACGATCGTCTTCCATCTCGAGGCCGCCCGCCCGGACTTCAACGTCGCGCTCGCGGGCCCCACCGGCGCGCCCCTGCCCGAGAAGGTCAAGGACGGCCCGGTGAACTCCGGGACGCTCCCGTCGACCGGCCCGTACCAGATCAACGCCTACCAGAGCGGCAAGGACCTCGTCCTCACCCGCAACCCCGCGTGGCGGGCGGCCACCGACCCGCTGCGCACCGCCTACCCGGACACGTACCGGGTGGAGGGAAACGTCGCCGTCGACCAGATCAAGTCCCGCACGCTGGCGGCGCGGCCGGGCGAGGCGGTCATGTCCTTCACCGGCACCCTCGCCAAGGGCGACCTCGACCAGGCCTCCGGCGCGGGCCGGCTGACGGCGCCCTCCTCGTATGTGCAGACGTACATGATCAACACGCAGCGGGTGAAGAACCGCGCGGTCCGCAAGGCCATCGCCACGGCGCTGCCCGCGGCCGACGTCCTCGCGGCGAGCGACGAGAACGGCACGGTCCAGCACAACCTGCTGCCCCCGGGCGTGCGCGGGGCCCGCCCCTTCGACCTGTACGACGCCGGGGAGCGCGGGTCCCCCGCCAAGGCGCGCGAGCTCCTCAAGGACGCGGGCAAGAGCGGCTACCGGATCACCCTCGGCTACGGATCGGAGGCGGACGCCAAGCGTGCCGACGTGATCGAGGCGGCGCTGGAGCAGGCCGGTTTCCGGGTCGACCTCAAACAGGACAAGGCGGCCGACTACTTCAAGAACGCGGGCGACGGCAAGTACGACCTGTTCCGCCTCGCCGTCGGCGGCGGGCTGCCCGTCGCCTCCTCGTTCCTGCCGGACTACTTCGGCAGCGAAACCTCCGCCCCCGCCTCGTCGAACTACTCCCGCCTCAAGAACTCAGAGGTCGACGACGCGATCGAGGCGGCCGACGGCGCGGGCTCCGTGCCCGCCGCGGGCAAGCTGTGGGCGAAGGTCGACCGCCGCGTGATGGAGGAGGCGGCGGCCGTGCCGCTGTACGTGCCGACGCGCACGTTCCTCCACTCCGAGGCGGTGCGCGGGCTCCAGGTCGATCTGGACGGGGTGTCACCGCTCAACGCGTACGTGCGCCCCTGA